The following proteins are co-located in the Rhodococcus opacus B4 genome:
- the mftB gene encoding mycofactocin biosynthesis chaperone MftB (MftB, a small protein, is a peptide chaperone that assists the radical SAM enzyme MftC in performing two modifications to the C-terminal Val-Tyr dipeptide of the mycofactocin precursor peptide, MftA. MftB's role is analogous to the role of PqqD in the biosynthesis of PQQ, a cofactor that derives entirely from a Tyr and a Glu in the precursor PqqA.) yields the protein MSAPASASVTGKAGIDLDVGWKLHPQVALRPEPFGALLYHFGTRKLSFLKNRTIVAVVESLPSHADARSALRAQGIGDDTAAQYARALGTLAESHMIVPA from the coding sequence ATGTCCGCTCCAGCATCTGCTTCAGTGACCGGCAAGGCCGGTATCGATCTCGATGTGGGCTGGAAGCTTCATCCGCAGGTGGCGCTGCGTCCCGAACCTTTCGGGGCGCTGCTCTACCACTTCGGGACGCGCAAGCTGTCGTTCCTGAAGAACCGCACGATCGTCGCGGTGGTCGAATCGCTTCCCTCGCACGCCGACGCCCGGTCCGCACTGCGGGCGCAGGGTATCGGGGACGACACTGCCGCGCAGTACGCGCGAGCGCTCGGCACGTTGGCCGAGTCGCACATGATCGTCCCCGCCTGA
- the mftR gene encoding mycofactocin system transcriptional regulator (MftR, the mycofactocin system transcriptional regulator, is an uncharacterized TetR family DNA-binding transcription factor. Its role is inferred by context. It occurs as part of the biosynthesis locus for mycofactocin, a partially characterized electron carrier derived from the terminal Val-Tyr dipeptide of the precursor peptide MftA, through a radical SAM enzyme-mediated process.): MRSRRKPSSRIGRRPSTTQDRISTVGIELFTEQGFDATSVDEVAEASGIARRTLFRYFPSKNAIPWGDFDAHLAEMRAQLAAQPGDIPIVDGLTAALLQFNAFPESEEANHRKRMGLILRVPALQAYSVVMYEGWRNVIAEYVAGRLGVSPTDHVPRTVGYLLLGVAMSAYEQWLDDDSLELNELLASGMQSLYDGLSSLGEPDT, encoded by the coding sequence TTGAGAAGTCGGCGAAAACCATCCAGTCGGATAGGGCGACGCCCGTCCACGACGCAGGATCGGATCAGTACCGTCGGGATCGAGTTGTTCACGGAACAGGGGTTCGACGCCACCAGCGTCGACGAAGTCGCCGAAGCGTCCGGCATCGCCCGCCGCACCCTGTTCCGCTACTTCCCGTCCAAGAACGCGATCCCGTGGGGCGACTTCGACGCCCACCTCGCCGAAATGCGCGCCCAACTCGCCGCGCAACCCGGCGACATCCCGATCGTCGACGGACTCACCGCAGCACTCCTGCAGTTCAACGCGTTTCCCGAGAGCGAGGAAGCCAACCACCGCAAACGCATGGGGCTGATCCTGCGAGTGCCCGCCCTGCAGGCGTATTCGGTGGTGATGTACGAAGGGTGGCGCAATGTCATCGCCGAGTACGTCGCCGGCCGGTTGGGAGTCTCACCGACCGACCACGTTCCGCGGACCGTCGGCTATCTCCTACTCGGCGTTGCAATGTCGGCGTACGAGCAGTGGCTCGACGACGATTCGCTCGAACTCAACGAACTACTCGCCAGCGGAATGCAATCGCTCTACGATGGTCTGAGTTCCCTCGGCGAGCCGGACACCTGA
- the mftM gene encoding mycofactocin oligosaccharide methyltransferase MftM — protein MTSTLDTQAFDSLAPCEPGLWSHGHVTVERIADGPLTLTRDGDRLRVTHALTPEDLSERLVASVTASIEDADFGQGEFESTMVGLVRSTVDGALEAWTVYYRNSLGELLDGTADFAPIHEKAEQLVRGSVLDLGSCFGFLPLRLARAGRTVTATDILPGTMTLLDAVAPELGLDLRTLVCDAAHVPVPDDSADTVTAIHLLEHVDENIGATVISEALRIARERVVVAVPYEDEATACHGHIRTFDTPALTRLGESTGRPFEVFEHHGGWLVIDC, from the coding sequence ATGACTTCCACCCTCGACACACAAGCCTTCGACTCTCTCGCTCCGTGCGAACCCGGGCTGTGGTCACACGGTCACGTCACGGTAGAGCGGATCGCGGACGGGCCGCTCACCCTCACCCGCGACGGCGACCGGTTACGGGTCACGCACGCCCTGACACCCGAGGATCTGAGCGAGAGACTCGTCGCCTCGGTCACCGCGTCCATCGAGGACGCCGACTTCGGTCAGGGCGAGTTCGAATCGACCATGGTCGGACTGGTGCGCTCCACTGTCGACGGTGCGCTCGAGGCGTGGACGGTCTACTACCGCAACTCCCTCGGCGAACTGCTCGACGGCACCGCCGACTTCGCGCCGATCCACGAGAAGGCGGAACAACTGGTCCGCGGTTCCGTCCTCGACCTCGGGTCGTGCTTCGGCTTCCTCCCGTTGAGACTCGCCCGCGCAGGGCGCACCGTCACGGCAACCGACATCCTCCCCGGCACCATGACCCTCCTCGACGCGGTGGCGCCGGAACTCGGACTCGACCTGCGCACGCTCGTGTGCGACGCCGCGCACGTCCCGGTCCCCGACGACAGCGCAGACACCGTCACCGCCATCCACCTCCTCGAACACGTCGACGAAAACATCGGGGCCACAGTGATATCCGAGGCCCTCCGCATCGCCCGCGAACGCGTTGTCGTCGCCGTCCCCTACGAGGACGAGGCAACGGCCTGCCACGGACACATCCGCACCTTCGACACCCCGGCACTCACCAGACTCGGCGAATCGACGGGACGCCCCTTCGAGGTGTTCGAGCACCACGGCGGTTGGCTCGTCATCGACTGCTGA
- the mftA gene encoding mycofactocin precursor MftA (Mycofactocin is a small molecule electron carrier derived from the final two amino acids, Val-Tyr, of MftA, the mycofactocin precursor. It plays a role in redox homeostasis and the metabolism of alcohols and aldehydes in Actinobacteria, including Mycobacterium tuberculosis.) encodes MSDRDNNVLENDLVEESLVEEVSIDGMCGVY; translated from the coding sequence ATGTCGGATCGCGACAACAACGTGCTGGAAAACGACTTGGTCGAGGAATCCCTGGTGGAAGAGGTCTCGATCGACGGCATGTGCGGCGTGTACTGA